Proteins encoded in a region of the Halothiobacillus diazotrophicus genome:
- the cysZ gene encoding sulfate transporter CysZ, producing MNGFAYVLKGFGLMWRPGIRRFTLIPLAINSLLFAAGTWAALHYAHQWLDHLLPGWLTFLNWLILPILFIGLMIVAFFTFTLVANFIAAPFNALLAQKLETQLTGRAPPEDTTPLWVMVVKTLAAETRKLLYFALRAIPLLILFLIPVLNLAAPFLWFAFSAWMMSLQYLDAPAGNHQVEFGEQRRLLRAMPVTSFGFGAAMTGMTLVPVLNFLALPVGVCAATLMWVEQGNAALTTRAIKTEQ from the coding sequence ATGAATGGTTTCGCCTATGTCTTGAAAGGTTTCGGCCTGATGTGGCGACCGGGCATCCGCCGGTTCACCCTCATTCCGCTGGCCATCAACAGCCTGCTGTTTGCCGCTGGCACCTGGGCAGCGTTGCACTATGCCCACCAGTGGCTTGATCACTTGCTACCCGGCTGGCTGACATTCCTCAACTGGCTGATCCTGCCGATTCTGTTCATCGGTCTGATGATCGTGGCGTTCTTCACCTTCACGCTGGTCGCCAACTTCATCGCCGCACCGTTCAATGCCCTTCTGGCTCAGAAGCTGGAAACGCAATTGACCGGTCGGGCGCCGCCGGAGGACACGACACCGCTCTGGGTGATGGTGGTCAAGACGCTGGCCGCGGAAACCCGCAAGCTCCTCTACTTCGCCCTGCGCGCGATACCGCTGCTCATCCTGTTCCTGATTCCCGTGCTGAATCTGGCCGCGCCCTTCCTCTGGTTCGCCTTTTCGGCCTGGATGATGAGCCTGCAGTACCTCGATGCGCCCGCCGGCAATCATCAGGTGGAATTCGGCGAACAGCGGCGCCTGTTGCGGGCCATGCCGGTGACGAGTTTTGGTTTCGGCGCTGCCATGACCGGGATGACCCTGGTGCCCGTGCTGAACTTTCTGGCACTGCCCGTCGGGGTGTGCGCGGCAACGCTGATGTGGGTCGAGCAAGGCAACGCGGCCCTGACCACGCGAGCAATCAAGACCGAACAGTAA
- the ispH gene encoding 4-hydroxy-3-methylbut-2-enyl diphosphate reductase: MKIQLANPRGFCAGVDRAVEIVDRALDLFGAPIYVRHEIVHNRYIVDNLRSKGAIFIEELSEVPDEATLIFSAHGVSRAIEETAAARGLRIFDATCPLVTKVHMEVDRHARAGRDVILIGHAGHPEVEGTMGHFDPKYGGRIHLIERIGDVARLDLPPGKGLAYSTQTTLSVDETQAIIAALRERFPHIEGPRKDDICYATQNRQDAVRALSDECDVILVVGSKTSSNSNRLREIAEQAGIAAYLIDGAEDIADDWFGACERVGVTAGASAPEILVQQVIEHLKLRFAATMEEKPPLVVENMVFAVPKALRPEHSSKA; encoded by the coding sequence ATGAAGATCCAGCTTGCCAACCCCCGCGGCTTCTGTGCCGGCGTCGACCGCGCCGTCGAGATCGTCGACCGGGCGCTCGACCTGTTCGGCGCGCCCATCTACGTGCGCCACGAGATCGTGCACAACCGGTATATCGTCGACAACCTGCGCAGCAAGGGCGCCATCTTCATCGAGGAATTGAGCGAGGTGCCGGACGAGGCCACACTGATCTTCTCGGCCCACGGCGTCTCCCGCGCGATCGAGGAAACCGCGGCGGCCCGTGGCCTGAGGATTTTCGATGCGACCTGCCCGCTGGTCACCAAGGTGCACATGGAGGTCGATCGCCATGCGCGCGCAGGGCGGGACGTCATCCTGATCGGTCACGCCGGCCACCCGGAAGTCGAGGGCACCATGGGGCACTTCGACCCCAAATACGGTGGGCGGATCCATCTGATCGAACGCATCGGCGACGTGGCCCGACTGGACCTCCCGCCCGGCAAGGGTCTGGCCTACTCGACCCAGACGACGCTCTCCGTGGACGAGACCCAGGCAATCATTGCCGCGCTGCGCGAGCGGTTTCCCCATATCGAAGGACCGCGCAAGGACGACATCTGCTACGCCACGCAGAATCGTCAGGACGCGGTGCGCGCCCTAAGCGACGAATGCGACGTGATCCTCGTCGTCGGCTCCAAGACCAGCTCCAACTCCAATCGTCTGCGGGAGATCGCCGAACAGGCCGGGATCGCCGCCTACCTGATCGATGGGGCGGAGGACATTGCCGACGACTGGTTCGGCGCCTGCGAGCGTGTGGGTGTGACGGCCGGCGCCTCGGCACCGGAAATTCTGGTCCAGCAGGTCATCGAGCACCTCAAGCTCCGGTTCGCGGCCACCATGGAGGAAAAACCGCCGCTGGTGGTGGAGAATATGGTGTTTGCCGTACCCAAGGCATTGCGTCCCGAACACAGCAGTAAGGCCTGA
- a CDS encoding FKBP-type peptidyl-prolyl cis-trans isomerase, translating to MTASTPDLPTIQRGTAVVLHYEVRLPDDRVVDSTFDAEPFAFTLGDGSFAPMLEEALIGLPLCERTRILLTPEYAFGNPDPDMVHELPRSDIPNHLTIAIDDVVEFSLPSGEPVAGTVRAINEDTLTVDFNHPLAGLNIQFLVHVLAIDGQTCETPE from the coding sequence ATGACCGCGAGCACACCCGACCTGCCGACCATTCAACGCGGTACCGCCGTCGTTCTGCACTATGAAGTCCGTCTGCCCGACGACCGGGTGGTGGACTCTACCTTCGATGCCGAACCCTTCGCGTTCACGCTGGGAGACGGCAGTTTTGCCCCCATGCTGGAGGAGGCGTTGATCGGCCTGCCTCTGTGTGAACGGACCCGGATCCTGCTGACCCCGGAATACGCCTTCGGCAACCCGGACCCCGACATGGTGCACGAACTGCCCCGTTCGGATATCCCGAACCATCTGACGATCGCCATCGACGATGTGGTGGAATTCAGCCTGCCGAGCGGCGAACCCGTGGCAGGCACCGTCCGGGCTATCAACGAAGACACGCTCACCGTCGACTTCAACCATCCCCTGGCCGGGCTGAACATCCAGTTTCTCGTCCACGTGCTGGCGATCGACGGCCAAACCTGCGAGACCCCCGAATGA
- the lspA gene encoding signal peptidase II translates to MDTAKHIDTQDHRPGRLYWGNLNWLWLSLIVIGTDWATKWAATHFLTFATPEAITPFFNLTLLYNHGAAFSLLAQASGWQRWGFATLAVLIAGGLLVWLLRIPGRQAIVPKRRGLILIKFAIALIIGGAIGNLIDRVLIGYVVDFLDFHAFGYHWPAFNVADSAITIGVILLLVVEILPAKTPSRAQGARSS, encoded by the coding sequence ATGGACACAGCTAAGCACATCGACACGCAGGATCATCGCCCCGGCCGCCTGTACTGGGGCAACCTGAATTGGTTGTGGCTGTCCCTGATCGTGATCGGTACCGACTGGGCTACCAAGTGGGCGGCCACCCACTTCCTGACGTTCGCCACGCCGGAGGCGATCACGCCTTTCTTCAATCTGACCCTACTCTACAACCATGGCGCGGCATTCTCGCTGCTGGCACAGGCCAGTGGCTGGCAACGCTGGGGATTCGCTACTCTCGCCGTACTGATCGCCGGCGGGCTGCTGGTGTGGCTGCTGCGGATTCCCGGCAGACAGGCCATCGTTCCCAAGCGTCGAGGACTGATCCTGATCAAGTTCGCCATCGCCCTGATCATCGGCGGCGCCATCGGCAACCTGATCGACCGGGTGTTGATCGGTTATGTCGTGGATTTTCTGGACTTTCACGCCTTCGGCTATCACTGGCCCGCCTTCAACGTTGCCGACTCGGCCATTACCATCGGCGTGATTCTGCTGCTCGTCGTCGAAATCCTACCGGCCAAAACGCCCAGTCGGGCTCAGGGAGCGCGCTCCTCATGA
- the ileS gene encoding isoleucine--tRNA ligase, which produces MTDYKSTLNLPDTPFPMRGNLPQREPERLARWQEQELYAAIRAASAGRPKFVLHDGPPYANGDIHIGHAVNKVLKDIIVKSKQLAGFDAPYVPGWDCHGLPIELMVEREHGKPGTKLDAKAFRAACRSYADSQVARQMADFVRLGVLGDWDNPYKTMNFATEADIVRALAGIVERGHLHRGEKPVHWCVDCGSALAEAEVEYQDKQSDQIDVAFSVVDSQAAHRAFGLDDATPVSVVIWTTTPWTLPANQAVALNPELDYALVELDDGRRLILAEGLRESALGRMKLGGTVRATTPGSQLEGLHLKHPFLDRQVMVILGDHVTLDAGTGAVHTAPAHGEDDFKVGLRYNLPVDNPVDGSGHFLPDTPQVGGLSLKEGGNRILEILRESSALLAHSRFTHSYPHCWRHKTPLIFRATGQWFISMTQNGLREQAMTAIEDVRFVPAWGEQRIAGMIENRPDWCISRQRTWGVPICLFVDKQTGQPHPNTPALMQQVAERIEQTGIDAWFDLDTAELLGAEADRYEKVTDTLDVWFDSGVTHWSVLTRRPELTWPADLYLEGSDQHRGWFQSSLLTAVALKETAPYRGVLTHGFTVDGQGRKMSKSLGNVIAPQKVIDKMGADVLRLWVASTDFSGEMTVSDEILQRAGDAYRRIRNTARYLLANINDFDPNTDCVADADLLPLDAWLLDHAAQLHRDVLADYANYDFHTLIARVHHFCSIELGAFYLDIVKDRIYTGQKNARMRRSAQTVMWRVIEAMTRWIAPVLSFTADELWGFLPALASPRPASVFLATHTDDLHSVLRDEDRAFWASIIALRDVVNRHAETARNEKRIKGNLTARVTLYVDPALQGFLAPIADELRFVLIVSELVIDALDAAPKDLAPEELPNGTEVAVSIAAAESPKCDRCWHHQADVGSHAAHPTLCGRCIENIDGDGEKRVWA; this is translated from the coding sequence GTGACTGACTACAAATCCACCCTCAATCTCCCCGATACCCCGTTCCCCATGCGCGGCAACCTGCCCCAGCGCGAACCGGAACGCCTGGCCCGCTGGCAGGAACAGGAACTCTATGCGGCCATTCGCGCGGCCAGTGCCGGGCGCCCGAAATTCGTACTGCACGACGGCCCGCCCTACGCCAATGGCGACATTCACATCGGTCACGCCGTCAACAAGGTGCTCAAGGACATCATCGTCAAATCGAAGCAGCTGGCCGGCTTCGATGCCCCTTACGTGCCCGGCTGGGACTGCCATGGTCTGCCGATCGAACTGATGGTCGAACGCGAGCATGGCAAGCCGGGCACCAAACTCGACGCCAAGGCGTTTCGGGCGGCCTGCCGCAGCTATGCCGACAGCCAGGTGGCACGACAGATGGCCGACTTCGTCCGCCTGGGCGTGCTGGGCGATTGGGACAACCCCTACAAGACGATGAACTTCGCCACCGAGGCCGACATCGTCCGAGCCCTGGCGGGCATCGTGGAGCGCGGCCATCTGCATCGGGGCGAGAAGCCCGTCCACTGGTGCGTGGACTGCGGTTCCGCCCTGGCCGAAGCGGAAGTGGAATACCAGGACAAGCAGTCCGACCAGATCGACGTGGCCTTCTCTGTCGTGGATTCCCAGGCCGCCCATCGTGCATTCGGCCTCGATGACGCGACGCCCGTCTCGGTCGTCATCTGGACCACCACGCCCTGGACGCTGCCGGCCAACCAGGCGGTCGCGCTCAATCCCGAGCTCGATTACGCCCTGGTCGAACTCGATGACGGCCGGCGTCTGATCCTGGCCGAAGGCCTGCGCGAATCCGCGCTCGGCCGGATGAAGCTTGGCGGCACCGTCCGCGCCACGACGCCGGGATCGCAGCTGGAAGGCCTCCATCTGAAGCACCCGTTCCTCGATCGGCAAGTGATGGTCATCCTGGGCGATCACGTCACCCTGGACGCCGGTACCGGTGCCGTTCACACCGCGCCCGCGCACGGCGAGGACGACTTCAAGGTCGGCCTGCGCTACAACCTCCCGGTGGACAATCCCGTCGACGGCAGCGGGCACTTCCTGCCGGACACCCCGCAGGTCGGCGGCCTTTCCCTCAAGGAAGGCGGCAACCGCATCCTCGAGATCCTCCGCGAATCCAGCGCCCTGCTGGCCCATAGCCGCTTCACCCACAGCTACCCGCACTGCTGGCGGCACAAGACCCCGCTGATTTTCCGCGCAACCGGCCAGTGGTTCATCTCAATGACCCAGAACGGCCTGCGCGAACAGGCCATGACCGCCATCGAAGACGTGCGCTTCGTCCCGGCCTGGGGCGAGCAGCGTATCGCGGGCATGATCGAGAACCGGCCGGACTGGTGCATCTCGCGCCAGCGTACCTGGGGCGTGCCGATCTGCCTGTTCGTCGACAAGCAGACCGGCCAGCCGCACCCGAACACGCCGGCCCTGATGCAGCAGGTCGCCGAACGTATCGAGCAGACCGGGATCGATGCCTGGTTCGATCTCGATACCGCCGAATTGCTGGGTGCCGAAGCCGACCGCTACGAAAAGGTCACCGACACGCTCGACGTCTGGTTCGATTCCGGGGTGACCCATTGGTCCGTGCTGACCCGCCGTCCCGAGTTGACCTGGCCGGCCGACCTCTATCTGGAAGGCTCCGATCAGCATCGCGGCTGGTTCCAGTCATCCCTGCTCACGGCCGTCGCACTCAAGGAAACCGCACCCTATCGCGGCGTGCTGACCCATGGCTTCACCGTCGACGGTCAGGGCCGCAAGATGTCCAAATCCCTCGGCAACGTGATCGCGCCGCAGAAGGTCATCGACAAGATGGGCGCGGACGTGCTGCGCCTCTGGGTGGCTTCGACCGATTTCTCGGGCGAAATGACCGTCTCCGACGAAATTCTTCAGCGTGCAGGCGATGCCTACCGTCGCATCCGCAACACCGCCCGCTATCTGCTGGCGAACATCAACGACTTCGACCCGAACACCGACTGCGTGGCCGATGCCGATCTGCTGCCGCTGGACGCTTGGCTGCTCGATCACGCGGCGCAGTTGCATCGGGACGTGCTGGCCGATTACGCCAACTACGACTTCCATACCCTGATCGCTCGGGTGCATCACTTCTGTTCGATCGAGCTGGGCGCCTTCTACCTCGACATCGTGAAAGACCGTATCTACACCGGCCAGAAGAACGCCCGCATGCGGCGTTCGGCCCAGACCGTGATGTGGCGGGTGATCGAAGCCATGACGCGCTGGATCGCGCCCGTGCTCTCCTTCACGGCCGACGAGTTGTGGGGCTTCCTGCCCGCCCTGGCGTCGCCGCGCCCGGCCTCCGTGTTCCTCGCAACGCACACCGACGACCTGCACAGCGTCCTGCGTGACGAGGACCGGGCCTTCTGGGCCAGCATCATCGCCCTGCGCGACGTGGTGAACCGCCATGCCGAAACGGCCCGGAACGAAAAACGGATCAAGGGCAATCTGACCGCCCGCGTCACCCTGTACGTGGATCCGGCCCTGCAGGGCTTCCTGGCGCCGATCGCCGACGAACTGCGTTTCGTGCTGATCGTCTCGGAACTGGTCATCGACGCGCTGGATGCGGCACCCAAGGATCTGGCGCCCGAGGAATTGCCGAACGGCACCGAGGTCGCCGTGTCGATCGCCGCCGCCGAGTCGCCGAAGTGCGACCGCTGCTGGCACCATCAGGCCGACGTGGGCAGCCATGCCGCCCATCCGACCCTCTGCGGTCGCTGCATCGAGAACATCGACGGCGATGGCGAAAAGCGGGTCTGGGCATGA
- a CDS encoding GspH/FimT family pseudopilin, translating to MLDRDFKEIGIDRSPVLHPGWAHTGLTAIELMITLTIGLVLIAIAIPNFRHMTAQNALATSANHFNRALTFARQTAVSRNAPVTLCAGNAQGCFASANWNWAKGWLAFIDRDHDGVLDGGESILSTGTPFSDNVVIAGNSPFKKPIVFMPMGQGERVSGAFAAGRLRVCVPSAIENNARDLVLSISGRVRVERVDLHGHCSSP from the coding sequence ATGCTGGACCGCGATTTCAAGGAAATCGGTATCGATCGATCACCAGTGCTGCATCCGGGGTGGGCGCACACGGGCCTGACCGCCATCGAGCTGATGATCACGCTGACCATCGGCTTGGTGCTCATTGCAATCGCCATTCCAAACTTCAGGCACATGACGGCGCAAAACGCCCTCGCTACGTCGGCCAATCACTTCAACCGCGCGCTAACCTTTGCCCGACAAACTGCCGTAAGCCGCAACGCACCGGTCACCCTGTGCGCCGGGAACGCCCAAGGTTGCTTCGCATCGGCGAATTGGAACTGGGCCAAAGGCTGGCTCGCGTTTATTGACCGGGACCACGACGGTGTCCTGGATGGCGGAGAGTCGATCCTGAGCACAGGCACACCCTTTAGCGATAACGTGGTCATTGCAGGAAATTCACCCTTCAAAAAACCCATCGTGTTCATGCCCATGGGGCAGGGCGAGCGTGTGTCCGGCGCCTTCGCCGCCGGACGACTTCGGGTCTGTGTACCCAGTGCGATCGAGAACAATGCCCGTGACCTCGTGCTTTCCATTTCCGGTCGGGTACGTGTTGAGCGCGTCGATCTCCACGGCCACTGCTCATCGCCCTGA
- a CDS encoding type IV pilin protein, with the protein MHELSSIPGMPRSSVRGRGFTLIELMVVAAIIAIIAAIAYPSYINSVVKSKRSAAEACLSEHANYMERFYTTNLAYDKDRAGKSIGTLPALGCDTDGGMADNYSFSFVTNFPTQSTYAIQAIPKLAQASRDKKCGTLTLNQAGTRTVSGSGTVADCW; encoded by the coding sequence ATGCATGAGCTTTCATCGATCCCAGGGATGCCTCGCTCCTCAGTACGTGGGCGCGGGTTCACCCTCATCGAGCTGATGGTGGTCGCGGCGATCATCGCGATTATCGCGGCCATTGCCTACCCTTCTTATATCAATAGCGTGGTCAAGTCCAAGCGTTCGGCGGCCGAAGCCTGCCTCTCGGAACATGCGAATTACATGGAGCGGTTTTACACGACCAACTTGGCCTACGACAAAGATCGTGCGGGAAAAAGTATTGGCACACTTCCCGCCCTCGGCTGCGACACGGACGGTGGCATGGCGGACAACTATAGTTTCTCGTTCGTCACCAATTTCCCCACACAATCGACCTATGCGATTCAAGCGATCCCGAAACTGGCACAAGCCAGCCGGGATAAGAAATGTGGCACGCTGACTCTCAATCAGGCGGGCACCCGCACCGTCAGCGGCTCCGGTACCGTGGCCGATTGCTGGTAA
- a CDS encoding pilus assembly protein, giving the protein MNRDRHPLRRPFTGLARRFVAAIAATIVATLLPVLPAVAAVTVDQQPLIIKKPLPPNIVLMLDDSGSMSWDFMPDICYLNGVDCSQGTINNDAMIDSSNNGVYYNPTITYTPPVKADGTAYPNAVSLVSAWLDGFNQAAGSVDLTNYNGSSDTGYVNYSAASTKTDTYRNVTYDQCVAYYKSTPNATGGNYNDNKKTCTITSTETSAFQYSVGPAAGPYVVHYVADTSCGSLSNCVLASDTSGTSAPSGVPAGQNIANWFAYYHTRILMAKSGLMNSFSTVDPTFRVGFGSINGQNTANIPSPTYSFSTSTNNSNKLAAVQPFGNGASGTQKAQFWTWLAGESPNYSTPLRGALNAVGSYYQTAQPWQTSTADTTELACRQSYTILTTDGFWNGSSPNVDNVDGTNGTTITGPNQQTYTYTAAAPYADTYANTLADVAMKYWSTDLRSTVANEVPTSTADPAFWQHMVTFTLGLGFTPVGISPAGTTVDQIFSWANGGAAISGFSWPQPASNSINNIADLAHAAVDGHGGFYSATSPQAFASGLQDALRRATERVGSGASLAANSTKLSTGTTTYQSIYHTGKWTGDLKAFTVDPNNGTIAATPNWSAGTNLSGLTQSTAASRTIYTYNPAGSTASAKYVPFSDPTKLSTAEVTALGGSTNAQAMINYLRGDPTYEQRNNGTYRNRTTALGDIVNSQPVYEGAPDPNRFVGQTFSGSSSYAAFASAQAGRTPVIFVAANDGMLHAFNASTGQETYAYIPGAVITNGLSTLANPNYGTTTPHQFFNDGELTIADAYFSSSWHTVLVGTTGRGSAKAVYALDVTDPTNIQFLWERSAGDGLTNSGDIGQITGKPIIAQTADGTWSVLLGNGYNSTTGMAALLKFDLQTGALTAYATDTNTNNGLAAPAVWMDNLGNGLSTTAYAGDLLGRVWSFDLTAANTGNLGTKLFTATDSSGNAQPITAGMLAGKNPTTGDIWLFFGTGEYLNSTDLNDKSTQTWYGLIAQSGTASIVSNLLSQGRSSLVQRSIIGEVAPTSTTLGARAFTQKPATSDMAGKSGWYIDLTSPLNGAEGERMVTPNQFQGSLLIGTSRIPQATDVCNPSGRGWIMALDPFTGTNPSSVFFDTTGDGKFDSSDTITINGKTYPAGGVGFNALPNNPIFVGNTMLVSFDNGSTSSIATAGSVGTLNRVSWREIVQ; this is encoded by the coding sequence ATGAACCGAGATCGTCACCCGCTCCGTCGTCCATTCACGGGCCTTGCCCGACGCTTCGTCGCCGCCATCGCCGCAACGATCGTCGCGACCCTGCTGCCCGTCTTGCCGGCAGTGGCCGCCGTCACCGTGGATCAGCAACCCTTGATCATCAAAAAACCCCTGCCCCCGAATATCGTGCTGATGCTGGACGATTCGGGTTCGATGAGCTGGGACTTTATGCCGGACATCTGCTATCTAAACGGCGTGGATTGCAGTCAAGGCACCATTAATAACGACGCCATGATCGATTCCAGCAACAACGGCGTCTACTACAACCCGACCATTACCTATACCCCGCCCGTCAAGGCCGACGGCACTGCCTATCCCAATGCCGTATCCCTCGTCAGCGCTTGGCTTGATGGCTTCAACCAGGCCGCGGGCTCCGTCGATCTCACCAACTACAATGGCAGCAGCGACACGGGTTACGTGAACTACTCCGCCGCCTCAACCAAAACCGACACCTATCGCAACGTCACCTACGACCAATGTGTCGCCTATTACAAATCAACTCCTAACGCGACCGGGGGCAACTACAACGACAACAAAAAAACCTGCACCATCACATCGACCGAAACTAGCGCATTTCAATACTCCGTCGGACCGGCGGCCGGGCCCTATGTCGTGCATTACGTGGCCGACACGAGTTGCGGGTCTTTGAGCAACTGCGTGCTTGCTTCCGACACCTCGGGCACAAGCGCGCCCTCGGGCGTTCCGGCAGGCCAAAACATCGCCAACTGGTTCGCCTATTACCACACCCGCATCCTGATGGCGAAAAGCGGACTGATGAACTCATTCAGCACGGTAGATCCGACATTCCGCGTGGGTTTCGGCTCGATCAACGGCCAAAACACCGCCAATATTCCGTCGCCCACATACAGCTTCTCCACAAGCACCAACAATTCCAACAAACTGGCGGCGGTTCAACCCTTCGGCAATGGCGCTTCCGGCACCCAAAAAGCCCAGTTCTGGACGTGGTTGGCGGGGGAGAGCCCGAATTATTCAACCCCGTTGCGCGGTGCGCTGAATGCCGTGGGCAGCTATTACCAAACGGCGCAACCGTGGCAAACCAGTACGGCAGATACGACCGAACTCGCCTGCCGCCAGTCCTATACCATCCTGACGACCGACGGCTTCTGGAACGGCTCGTCCCCCAACGTCGACAACGTCGATGGCACCAATGGCACCACCATCACCGGGCCGAACCAGCAGACCTACACATACACGGCAGCCGCGCCGTACGCCGACACCTACGCGAACACGCTTGCCGACGTGGCCATGAAGTATTGGTCCACCGATCTGCGTAGCACGGTGGCCAATGAGGTGCCGACCAGCACCGCCGATCCGGCATTTTGGCAGCATATGGTGACATTCACCCTGGGTTTGGGGTTCACCCCGGTCGGCATCTCGCCCGCCGGAACCACCGTCGATCAAATCTTCAGCTGGGCTAACGGCGGCGCGGCGATCAGCGGATTCAGCTGGCCGCAACCTGCTTCGAATTCCATCAACAATATCGCCGATCTGGCCCATGCCGCGGTCGATGGGCATGGCGGATTTTATTCGGCCACCAGTCCGCAGGCTTTCGCAAGCGGCCTTCAGGATGCACTGCGCCGCGCAACCGAGCGCGTGGGCTCCGGCGCCAGCCTCGCCGCCAACTCCACCAAACTGTCCACGGGCACCACGACGTACCAGTCGATCTACCATACCGGCAAATGGACGGGCGACTTGAAAGCGTTTACCGTCGACCCCAACAACGGCACAATCGCCGCCACCCCCAACTGGAGCGCGGGTACGAACCTGAGCGGCTTGACGCAGTCGACCGCCGCCAGTCGAACGATCTACACCTACAACCCGGCCGGCAGCACGGCCAGCGCCAAATATGTTCCTTTCAGCGACCCCACCAAACTCTCGACCGCCGAAGTGACCGCTTTGGGCGGCAGCACCAACGCACAGGCGATGATCAACTACCTGCGTGGCGACCCCACCTACGAGCAAAGGAACAATGGCACCTATCGCAACAGGACCACGGCGCTCGGAGACATCGTCAACTCGCAACCCGTGTATGAGGGCGCCCCAGATCCCAACCGATTTGTGGGTCAAACCTTTTCCGGCTCCAGCAGTTATGCCGCCTTTGCCTCAGCCCAAGCGGGCCGCACCCCGGTCATTTTCGTGGCGGCAAACGACGGCATGCTGCATGCGTTCAATGCCAGCACCGGTCAGGAAACCTATGCCTATATCCCCGGTGCCGTCATCACCAACGGACTCTCCACGCTCGCCAATCCCAACTACGGAACGACGACGCCGCACCAGTTTTTCAACGATGGGGAGTTGACGATTGCCGACGCCTACTTCTCGTCTAGTTGGCATACGGTGTTGGTCGGCACTACGGGGCGCGGATCGGCCAAGGCCGTCTACGCGCTGGACGTGACCGATCCAACCAATATCCAGTTCCTGTGGGAACGTTCGGCCGGCGATGGTTTGACCAACAGCGGCGACATCGGTCAAATCACCGGAAAACCGATTATTGCGCAGACTGCGGACGGTACTTGGTCCGTACTGTTAGGCAATGGTTATAACAGCACCACAGGCATGGCCGCACTCCTGAAGTTCGATCTCCAGACCGGTGCGCTAACCGCCTATGCCACCGACACAAACACCAATAACGGCCTGGCAGCACCGGCGGTATGGATGGACAACCTCGGCAATGGACTCAGTACGACCGCTTATGCCGGGGATCTGCTGGGGCGTGTCTGGTCCTTTGATCTCACCGCGGCAAATACGGGCAACCTCGGCACGAAACTGTTCACCGCCACCGATTCCTCGGGCAATGCGCAACCGATCACCGCCGGGATGCTCGCGGGCAAGAACCCGACAACAGGGGATATCTGGTTGTTCTTCGGCACCGGCGAATACCTGAATTCAACGGATCTAAACGACAAGAGCACCCAGACCTGGTATGGATTGATTGCTCAGTCGGGCACCGCCTCGATCGTGAGCAACCTGTTGAGCCAAGGCCGCTCCTCGCTGGTGCAGCGCAGCATTATCGGCGAGGTTGCCCCGACCTCGACCACCCTCGGCGCGCGCGCCTTTACGCAAAAACCCGCCACATCGGATATGGCCGGGAAGTCCGGCTGGTACATCGACCTCACTTCGCCACTGAATGGCGCCGAAGGCGAACGGATGGTCACGCCGAATCAGTTCCAGGGCAGCCTACTGATCGGCACCTCCCGCATCCCCCAGGCCACAGACGTCTGCAACCCCTCCGGACGCGGCTGGATCATGGCGCTCGATCCCTTTACGGGCACCAACCCATCTTCGGTATTCTTCGATACCACCGGCGACGGTAAATTCGACAGCAGCGACACCATTACCATCAATGGCAAAACCTATCCGGCCGGGGGGGTTGGCTTCAACGCCCTGCCAAACAACCCGATTTTCGTCGGCAACACCATGCTGGTCAGTTTTGACAACGGCTCAACGAGTAGTATTGCGACAGCCGGTAGCGTGGGCACGCTGAACCGCGTCTCCTGGCGTGAGATTGTCCAATAA